One part of the Vicia villosa cultivar HV-30 ecotype Madison, WI linkage group LG6, Vvil1.0, whole genome shotgun sequence genome encodes these proteins:
- the LOC131612503 gene encoding histone H2AX-like: MATGTPATTKKGGRGKQPKTKSVSRSTKAGLQFPVGRIARFLKAGRYAQRVGSGSPVYLSAVLEYLCAEVLELAGNAARDNKKTRIVPRHIQLAVRNDEELSKLMGSVTIANGGVLPNIHQNLLPKKVAGKGKGEIGSVSQEF, translated from the exons ATGGCTACAGGTACACCTGCAACAACCAAGAAAGGTGGAAGAGGCAAACAACCAAAAACCAAATCTGTTTCAAGGTCAACCAAAGCCGGTCTTCAGTTTCCCGTCGGCCGTATCGCTCGCTTCCTTAAAGCTGGTCGATACGCTCAGCGTGTTGGTTCTGGTTCACCGGTTTACCTCTCTGCCGTTCTTGAATACCTTTGCGCTGAG GTTTTGGAACTTGCTGGTAACGCTGCGAGGGATAACAAGAAGACGAGGATTGTACCGAGACACATTCAACTTGCTGTGAGGAACGACGAGGAATTGAGTAAATTGATGGGATCTGTCACTATTGCTAATGGAGGTGTGTTGCCTAACATTCATCAGAATTTGTTGCCTAAGAAGGTTGCTGGAAAGGGGAAAGGAGAGATTGGATCTGTTAGTCAAGAATTTTAG